The DNA region CAAGTGAGTCCCACTGGTGAAGTCACAACAGGGCGATGGGAGACGTCCCAGCACACGCTGTTCCAGTCCGATAACGGAGCGCAGACGAGCGTTTAGGGCGTAAAACGTTTCATGTATCGGTGCCATGAGTGGATGAAGCTGATTCAGAGTTTACAGCAGAGACTCCAGCGTGTGCATCGATTCAGCCTGTCAGCTCCACGGCCTCCAGCACAAGGAGGAAACCGGAGCAGGAATTCccatttgtgtatttttggcATTTGACAGACGCTCTTAACTGGAGCTTTGTCCAACAAGCAGCtctcagagacagacagacagacagacagacagacagacagacagacagacagacagacagacagacagacagacagacagacaggcaggcaggcagacaggcagacagacagaccgacagacagacagtcagtcagacaggcaggcagaccgacagacagacagtcagtcagacaggcaggcaggcaggcaggcaggcaggcagacagacagacagacagacaggcaggcaggcaggcagacagtcagaaacacagacaggcaggcaggcagacagacagtcagaaacacagacaggcaggcaggcagacagacagacaggcaggcaggcaggcaggcaggcaggcaggcagacagtcagaaacacagacaggcaggcaggcagacagacagtcagaaacacagacaggcaggcagacagacagacaggcaggcaggcagacagacagtcagaaacacagacaggcaggcagacagacagacagtcagaaacacagacaggcagacagacagacaggcaggcaggcaggcaggcaggcagacagaaacacagacagacacacagactccTGCCAGGAGAGAGACTATCACAGGAAGACAATGTGCTCGTGGCTGTTGTTTTTACGACTGAACTGAGCTGTTGTTAAAAATGCTTAATCAAACAAAAGTGAGGATTTTAATATTGATTCCAAGCCATAAACTTCTGAGTGGGAACAGTTTCACATTAATGAAGCAGCGATTCCCAGCATCACGGTGCTGAAGGTTCTGTGCACCGGCGCCgccacaggagcagagacgacgctgcagctgcttccagccGCAAATCTGCAAATCCCGGCTGAAGTAAGAGGATCAGcgtctatatatacacacagcacaggtagctgctctgaggaggacgctAATCACATTACTGACGAATAAGAGTGAACTCCACTCAGGAAACCAAGAGTGAACGAGCCTCAGGTTAAAGTCTACAGCTACACAAGCTCTGCTCCGGGATCAGTGCAGGACGTTCACGGCCTCGTCCAGTCGCACACACAGGTTTTacatcagtcacagtgttttcAGCAGAAATTCCCACACAGCAGGAAGTCGTCCACTCCCAACAGACCTTTAAACCTAAAGTCTATTGACAAGTGCTAAGATTTTAGTTGTCAAAGATCAGGTCCTTTGTTTTCTAATGACAGACGTGCAAATAAACTACAACTTCACTGTTTGACAGCAACAAATGCAAGTTTTACTGAAGCACCGATGAGGTTTCTACCTGCTGTAAGACTTTACAACCTAAATCACTGTTATTGTAACTGCTGCTACAATTCACCTTATACTATGGTCACTATACAAATGTTTGGGCAAACTTTTACCTTGTGCAATATCTGATCAACCCATGGTGGAATCACCCATCAcctcagtgtgcatgtgtgtaaatataggatacatttacattttacttaAATTGTACATCATTTTgattctgctcttgttttgtaccgctgctgcaacatggaaatttccccattgtgggacgaatAAAGGTCTATCTATTTTATCTTTAAGAACTGACTTGGGCTGAAAGAGCTTCGTCCTGTTCTGGTGTGACACACTGTAATCATCAAACTTGATCGTCTGCAGTTCAGCTTGAAGTCAAAGCCAAAGctcaggtgacacacacacacgcacgcacgcacgcacgcacgcacgcacgcacacacacacacacacacacacacacacacacacacacacacacacacgtcatgttTGCACAGTTCAGGAATTCACCTGCTTTAATCAGGATCTATGTGAGAACGACAATGAATCACGCACCGGTACCTGTCCAGACCGACCCGCTTGGCTCCACCTCAGCTGCCTTCACGCCGCAGCTGTCCTGACATGCACTTCACAGTTAATTCCCAGTTTATTTGTTCACATGGATAATTCAGTTAACTACACAGTGCACAGCTTTTAACTAGTCCGTGGGAACATGGATCCGTCAGCACTGGGTCAGAGCGGCCATCACTGAAGCATGGAGGCTGTGATCCTGGCATTCACTGCTGCAGCTATGAACTCTGGGTACAGTAAAGCCTAGAGGGAATCCATCCCAGGAACGTGACGCTCTGTACAAACGAGACGCCACGTTAAGGAGGAACAGCCAGTGAAGCGGCCGCTGATGGGAAGCCTTTGAGGTGCAGGATGAATGGCTGGTCTTCCTGCTGCGTTGCAGGATGGGAGTGGAGCAGGAAGCGACTGGACGATCGCAGCCAACCAGGAAAGCCGCCGGGGGTTGCAGAGGTGCTGGTCCAAACCCAGAGGCCAAAGGTCACAGCAGACAGAAAGGAACAATGTGAGACCAGCAGACAGCAACGAGGCTCCATGAGCAGCTTCACGTCAGACAATTCACAGGAAAGACGAATCACTGATCCTCACACGTCAGCAACTTAAAACAGGCTCCAAGAGCTGTGTTCAGACGGATCCCATTAGAGCTGCATATTTACACCATAACAGTAAAAATGACCCGAGTCAACGAGAGCATCACAGCTTCTACTTTAACTTTAACcctaataaaaaacaagacacGCTGCAACACGAGGCTGGAAAAGCTGCTTCACAAACACAATCTGACAAAtcacaaacaccaaacaaacagGCTCATTGGTCGATCATGTACcaactttatttaaataatttgatAATCTCACCTACAGTGTACAGTTAGAAAACTCTGGTCAAATTTACAGAGCGAGGACAGAAACAAACGTACAGTTAAACccaaggaaaaaggaaaagacaaatgaaTCACTGTCACAGTCGTCGCAGCCGACAGCCTCCGCTGGCGAATAGGGAATCTGTCATTagaactaataaaaaaataagccTGTCTCCTCTTCACACTGAGGTTAGAGGTAATCACATACTCCACATGTAAAATGATTGGGTTCAGAAGTGACAGCGGAGACAGTATAATTACTCcagtataaaaaataaattagaacGATCAACATTTATACACAGGACAGTCGGCGAGGACGCTGAGAGCTGATACACCTGCTGGAGAAAGTAAAGGACcacatttaaaagcattttaaacaCGTGCCAATAACATCATGGGTTTATCAGGCAGAGTGGGAACAAATGCCACAACTCATGTGTGACTTCCACCGTTTAATGCACTGAATGAAGTGGGTTCATTCACTTAAGGTCCAAATCTAGTTTCTGATTGTCACTCTGTCACCATACAAGTTCAAAATAAACTTGTCTTCcactgttttattaaaatgtcacgAGAGGCTAAAATGTGTCGGGTCAGTGACTCAAAGCTGATCAAAGGAAGTGTGGTTTCAACATCAGTCTCACTGATGCTATTCCTAATTATCAGACCTGTCCTGAAACGTTATTCATGGTTTGCTTGTTCAACATTTACagtcttttattcttttaggaACAGGTAAAAGTGGTTAGGGAGGCAGCactcaaaggtcagaggtcacctcctctcacagctgagcagcagctttacaCCTGAAACAGTACATGAACTGCTGTAGGAGCCTTGGACGAGAAACCATCCATTACCACCTTTAGGACACAAACTGACAAACTAACTGTGCaaattagaaaaataaatactcaACAATTTAAGCTGAAGATATATTAAAGTTTATCTCTACAGGAAACGTGAGTCTTAGTGACAAGATGGATGCTGTGTAGCGAGGTCAGTTAAGGCTAAGGCAGGTCTGTTGTTCGTTTGGATCTCTTTTGAATGACATTTACTCCCATCTGGTGCCAAACTCTGCCTGATCTGACCTGCCCAAGATACAGAACACATCAGTTTAACACAAAATATAAGCTTAGAACTAAAGTGAAAGATGATAAAACAAGATGTGAAACTAAAATTAACAAATAATGTGTTTATGCTGTGGTGAGAATAACTGTTTTATTAGGCATTGAGATACTGaggatacatttatttatacatcgATACGGCTGtttaaaatatagatttaatTTTAAACCCTTCCTGCAAAGCCGGGAGTCTTTTATAGAATCTGAATCTACAACACTGAGTGTGTGCTTGTCTATCAGTCTGTTCATAAAGGCTTGTTTGAGCCAGTTTTACAGGCAGCTGCCTCAGTGCGCTTCTCTTTCCTTATCACTGATCTCCTCAGTGTccaaaaatgttaaaacaaGCCAATAACTGAACATGTAAGGGttccagtgtgttttttgtgtgggaGTGGGTTCACTGGCAGAAGGGTGAGGCAGTGGGGTCAAAGCCTTTGAAAACGTCCTTCAGCGAGGCGTTGTCCTGCTCCGTCGCTGCCTGGTCCGGCTGCGCAGGGCTGTTTCCACCAAATGGGCTGCTTGTCCCACCAGGCTTTGCCGCCTGCTTCACCACCCCGAACAGGGATGAAACAGGAAGGTTGTGGATGCCTGCAGGGCCCtggtcagcagcagcaccctgcCCCGCAGCTGTGGCTGCCCCGCCTGCCCCAGGCCCTCCCTGGGCTGTGGAGTTAGGCGACGGTGCAGGCTTGGGGCGAGGCCTGTTATAGCTGTTGTATCGATCAGTTCCTTGCTCTCCACTTTTTTCTGGCTCTGGTTGGTCCAGTGCAGACTTACGAACGAACAGGGGCTCCTTGGACTTGGGTTTACCTGCAACAGGGTCACTGAGTTTGGAATCTGTGCTGGCTGAATTGGGGGAATTGTTAGAGCCACTGCCAGAACCAGGGCTGCCTGGCTTGTTAGTCCGAGGATCATAAAGGCTGATGTTGCTCAGCACACTAGCTCCCCCTGGTGTTCCTGTACCCACACCGCGCCCTGCCACCCCTGAGGAAAGCAGCCTGGGATCATAAGGGGCAATAGCAGGCGGCGGAGGGCTGGAGGATGCTCCTGGAGATGTAGGAGGAACAGACGAAGGGGCTGGATCTGACGGTTGTTTCAGTGCTGACTTCTGTGGCTGGAGACGGGGGTCTGTGGGGGCTTTCCGGGCCATACGGGGGTCGACAGGCTTTTCTGCAGGTGCAGGGGGCATGGGGGGAGGTGAACCCACCAAAGAGGCGGCGGGAGGGGGAATAAGAGGAGGCGAGTGTGACTGGGACGGACTGGAGTTGACAGTCTTTAAAATGCGTGAGAGCAGCTCAAAGtctgggatggaggaggaggatggggcaGGGGGGTccaaggaggaaggaggctgtacaggaggaggctgcgagTGAGGGAGCgatgtgtgatgctgctgttgagtgCGAGAGATGCGCGAGTCGAGGGAGGACACAGGAGGGATGCCTGGTGGGAGCGGGAGCAGATCCTGTTTAGGGATAGGCAGTGGAAGCAGATCTTCAGGAGACCAGGTGATGGTTTTAGAAAATGCAGGCATGTACAGAACAATATCCTTCTTGATGTGACTGAACTGCTGTAGCTGGGAGCGTGGGTCTCTTAGAGCCATCCCCATCAGAGGGTCTAAAGGAATCGGCACCGGTTTGTCCCGTAGAACACGttctgtctcctcttcatctGCTGCGGGGGCCGTAAGAGGAGGGGGCTTGTAGACCAGAGGTGGTTCTGGTTTAGAGGCAGGAGGTAAGTGGGAGCCGGCTCCTGCTGAGGCAGCCACAGCCATTCGGGCTAACCTGGGGTCTGCAGGTGGTCCAGACGAGGATACAGGGGGCATGGAGTGGGAGTCGGGGACCTGGCCTGACTCTGCAGCTCGTGCCAGGCGTGGGTCCCGAGCCAAACGAGGATCTGCTGGCCGAGTCAATGGGCTGGTAGCCGGGACCTTTTGGAGACGAGGGTCACTTGGGGGCCCTTCAGATTTTTGAGAAGCCTGAGTCTGCTGACGGAGAGTTTTCAAGATGGACGTCACACTGCCAccaccatcctcatcctcactggaGTACCAGTTCCCTGAGTCACCTAGAAAAGATAGATGTTGGAATTCAtagcatttaaatataaaatacactCAACAAGGACTCAAACAAATACCCGTATCTGTCTACCTTCAGCATCTCtactcttctctgctcctccttcagccaTTCTGCGAgccctttcctcttcctcttgttgCTTTTGTTGGATTCTCATGAACAGGACACGCTGAGTTGGAGGAAGGAAGTCTGGCACAGAAATCCCTCCTTGATTGCTTGAAGCACCATTACCAGAACCTTCTTGACCACTTGACTGATTTCCAAATTTCCCTGTTCCTCCTCGCTCATCTACGCCAGAAAAGCCCTGATAGTTGTCACCTGAGTTAGAGAAAGGCAAATGTGGTCATTTGTCTGAAACTATCATCTCTGACAAGACACCAATATAACCTGATGTTAGTTTTAAATCAAAAATTAGTTCCTAAACTTCACTCTCACCTTCTTCTACCACCCCCTCCATCTTCATACCCTCCTGCTGATTGAAGAAGTTATTAAAAAAGTTTCCTCCTCCCTGAGGAGGACCTTGAGGCATGGTACCCCCGTGTGGAGGGCCGTCACCAGCTGCAAATCCTCCCAACA from Betta splendens chromosome 13, fBetSpl5.4, whole genome shotgun sequence includes:
- the zc3h4 gene encoding zinc finger CCCH domain-containing protein 4 isoform X2, producing MAVESMTVHPNSPTNHEHNSLLTDERPEDGELEEGELEDDGGEMEQMGGGVSAAGGGENGGEEAGGGGEAAGDGAGERPPRSRDRHVSSDSDGERAHRRKRKRKKEREREREKRRAKKKRKSKHKRHPSSDDDHSDYSDDSDYSPNEKRKYREYSPQYPPASHGGYGGSKKGYMKMEKQSYGGYDEYDEDNYEGEEDEDVGDEDYDDFTKELNQYRKAKEGGGGRGGRGGKGRMKGMRGRGGMRGGRRGRGGGRGRGGRGGGGKMGGDNDDGDGYGDDMEYGEDDYDNMGDDDYDDYSKELNQYKKSKGRGGKGLRGRGRGKGPRGMIRGGKGRNRGRGRGDMGNDDDHGDMDNGDGGDGPGRRNHNDKHQDKKGKAICKYYIEGRCTWGDHCNFSHDIELPKKKELCKFYITGFCARANHCPYMHGEFPCKLFHTTGSCVNGDECMFSHETLNEDTQELLNKMLAEDAEAGAEDEKEVEELKKQGINPLPKPPPGVGLLPTPPRPVSMDTNSGPADFGGPLVGDFGGLPGPNQGPVSMKGPPGPAPGPVSGPDPCPGPPIHGPDGSIFQGGPPISSGPPPHMGPPPPGAVGGGACGAGKKIPSLFEIKVQPTGQLAQKLAVRSQTPSTNPGQTTAPGPQGAPGAPPPRFPAPPGMLSPEMQNMGMNQAPPNMGPPMLGGFAAGDGPPHGGTMPQGPPQGGGNFFNNFFNQQEGMKMEGVVEEGDNYQGFSGVDERGGTGKFGNQSSGQEGSGNGASSNQGGISVPDFLPPTQRVLFMRIQQKQQEEEERARRMAEGGAEKSRDAEGDSGNWYSSEDEDGGGSVTSILKTLRQQTQASQKSEGPPSDPRLQKVPATSPLTRPADPRLARDPRLARAAESGQVPDSHSMPPVSSSGPPADPRLARMAVAASAGAGSHLPPASKPEPPLVYKPPPLTAPAADEEETERVLRDKPVPIPLDPLMGMALRDPRSQLQQFSHIKKDIVLYMPAFSKTITWSPEDLLPLPIPKQDLLPLPPGIPPVSSLDSRISRTQQQHHTSLPHSQPPPVQPPSSLDPPAPSSSSIPDFELLSRILKTVNSSPSQSHSPPLIPPPAASLVGSPPPMPPAPAEKPVDPRMARKAPTDPRLQPQKSALKQPSDPAPSSVPPTSPGASSSPPPPAIAPYDPRLLSSGVAGRGVGTGTPGGASVLSNISLYDPRTNKPGSPGSGSGSNNSPNSASTDSKLSDPVAGKPKSKEPLFVRKSALDQPEPEKSGEQGTDRYNSYNRPRPKPAPSPNSTAQGGPGAGGAATAAGQGAAADQGPAGIHNLPVSSLFGVVKQAAKPGGTSSPFGGNSPAQPDQAATEQDNASLKDVFKGFDPTASPFCQ
- the zc3h4 gene encoding zinc finger CCCH domain-containing protein 4 isoform X1, translating into MAVESMTVHPNSPTNHEHNSLLTDERGIKLAFSGKRVQRPEDGELEEGELEDDGGEMEQMGGGVSAAGGGENGGEEAGGGGEAAGDGAGERPPRSRDRHVSSDSDGERAHRRKRKRKKEREREREKRRAKKKRKSKHKRHPSSDDDHSDYSDDSDYSPNEKRKYREYSPQYPPASHGGYGGSKKGYMKMEKQSYGGYDEYDEDNYEGEEDEDVGDEDYDDFTKELNQYRKAKEGGGGRGGRGGKGRMKGMRGRGGMRGGRRGRGGGRGRGGRGGGGKMGGDNDDGDGYGDDMEYGEDDYDNMGDDDYDDYSKELNQYKKSKGRGGKGLRGRGRGKGPRGMIRGGKGRNRGRGRGDMGNDDDHGDMDNGDGGDGPGRRNHNDKHQDKKGKAICKYYIEGRCTWGDHCNFSHDIELPKKKELCKFYITGFCARANHCPYMHGEFPCKLFHTTGSCVNGDECMFSHETLNEDTQELLNKMLAEDAEAGAEDEKEVEELKKQGINPLPKPPPGVGLLPTPPRPVSMDTNSGPADFGGPLVGDFGGLPGPNQGPVSMKGPPGPAPGPVSGPDPCPGPPIHGPDGSIFQGGPPISSGPPPHMGPPPPGAVGGGACGAGKKIPSLFEIKVQPTGQLAQKLAVRSQTPSTNPGQTTAPGPQGAPGAPPPRFPAPPGMLSPEMQNMGMNQAPPNMGPPMLGGFAAGDGPPHGGTMPQGPPQGGGNFFNNFFNQQEGMKMEGVVEEGDNYQGFSGVDERGGTGKFGNQSSGQEGSGNGASSNQGGISVPDFLPPTQRVLFMRIQQKQQEEEERARRMAEGGAEKSRDAEGDSGNWYSSEDEDGGGSVTSILKTLRQQTQASQKSEGPPSDPRLQKVPATSPLTRPADPRLARDPRLARAAESGQVPDSHSMPPVSSSGPPADPRLARMAVAASAGAGSHLPPASKPEPPLVYKPPPLTAPAADEEETERVLRDKPVPIPLDPLMGMALRDPRSQLQQFSHIKKDIVLYMPAFSKTITWSPEDLLPLPIPKQDLLPLPPGIPPVSSLDSRISRTQQQHHTSLPHSQPPPVQPPSSLDPPAPSSSSIPDFELLSRILKTVNSSPSQSHSPPLIPPPAASLVGSPPPMPPAPAEKPVDPRMARKAPTDPRLQPQKSALKQPSDPAPSSVPPTSPGASSSPPPPAIAPYDPRLLSSGVAGRGVGTGTPGGASVLSNISLYDPRTNKPGSPGSGSGSNNSPNSASTDSKLSDPVAGKPKSKEPLFVRKSALDQPEPEKSGEQGTDRYNSYNRPRPKPAPSPNSTAQGGPGAGGAATAAGQGAAADQGPAGIHNLPVSSLFGVVKQAAKPGGTSSPFGGNSPAQPDQAATEQDNASLKDVFKGFDPTASPFCQ
- the zc3h4 gene encoding zinc finger CCCH domain-containing protein 4 isoform X3 translates to MVFSAKYGESLSQPEDGELEEGELEDDGGEMEQMGGGVSAAGGGENGGEEAGGGGEAAGDGAGERPPRSRDRHVSSDSDGERAHRRKRKRKKEREREREKRRAKKKRKSKHKRHPSSDDDHSDYSDDSDYSPNEKRKYREYSPQYPPASHGGYGGSKKGYMKMEKQSYGGYDEYDEDNYEGEEDEDVGDEDYDDFTKELNQYRKAKEGGGGRGGRGGKGRMKGMRGRGGMRGGRRGRGGGRGRGGRGGGGKMGGDNDDGDGYGDDMEYGEDDYDNMGDDDYDDYSKELNQYKKSKGRGGKGLRGRGRGKGPRGMIRGGKGRNRGRGRGDMGNDDDHGDMDNGDGGDGPGRRNHNDKHQDKKGKAICKYYIEGRCTWGDHCNFSHDIELPKKKELCKFYITGFCARANHCPYMHGEFPCKLFHTTGSCVNGDECMFSHETLNEDTQELLNKMLAEDAEAGAEDEKEVEELKKQGINPLPKPPPGVGLLPTPPRPVSMDTNSGPADFGGPLVGDFGGLPGPNQGPVSMKGPPGPAPGPVSGPDPCPGPPIHGPDGSIFQGGPPISSGPPPHMGPPPPGAVGGGACGAGKKIPSLFEIKVQPTGQLAQKLAVRSQTPSTNPGQTTAPGPQGAPGAPPPRFPAPPGMLSPEMQNMGMNQAPPNMGPPMLGGFAAGDGPPHGGTMPQGPPQGGGNFFNNFFNQQEGMKMEGVVEEGDNYQGFSGVDERGGTGKFGNQSSGQEGSGNGASSNQGGISVPDFLPPTQRVLFMRIQQKQQEEEERARRMAEGGAEKSRDAEGDSGNWYSSEDEDGGGSVTSILKTLRQQTQASQKSEGPPSDPRLQKVPATSPLTRPADPRLARDPRLARAAESGQVPDSHSMPPVSSSGPPADPRLARMAVAASAGAGSHLPPASKPEPPLVYKPPPLTAPAADEEETERVLRDKPVPIPLDPLMGMALRDPRSQLQQFSHIKKDIVLYMPAFSKTITWSPEDLLPLPIPKQDLLPLPPGIPPVSSLDSRISRTQQQHHTSLPHSQPPPVQPPSSLDPPAPSSSSIPDFELLSRILKTVNSSPSQSHSPPLIPPPAASLVGSPPPMPPAPAEKPVDPRMARKAPTDPRLQPQKSALKQPSDPAPSSVPPTSPGASSSPPPPAIAPYDPRLLSSGVAGRGVGTGTPGGASVLSNISLYDPRTNKPGSPGSGSGSNNSPNSASTDSKLSDPVAGKPKSKEPLFVRKSALDQPEPEKSGEQGTDRYNSYNRPRPKPAPSPNSTAQGGPGAGGAATAAGQGAAADQGPAGIHNLPVSSLFGVVKQAAKPGGTSSPFGGNSPAQPDQAATEQDNASLKDVFKGFDPTASPFCQ